Proteins found in one Podarcis muralis chromosome 5, rPodMur119.hap1.1, whole genome shotgun sequence genomic segment:
- the ZSWIM1 gene encoding zinc finger SWIM domain-containing protein 1: protein MALETVKELLSFDCGLLVAYQVYKSSQLESISFQTSQMRDVFLQHPEVVLIHRTHNPWGKALYTFMVDQPFMQLEGEVTKVIHFAVPTRESAEGLAQMYRTFKAFNPEWKRIKTFLVDPRFRWLPALSEAFPSVDVQLSVFHICKHLQHKIQQVSLEAHTERLVLSALRNGMCAPSESNLRKLYTVLCGFVKPNRLPQLHKEWLLNEKIWAFHRWRTWGQCSQYFKDLEMLTHSLSQIFCIGPSLETCITKIAKTYQKVVQKSSAESAPGPGPLLGENGSSIQNLLVLRSSAANSQRFLLPRDSAPTAAPTPQKPAAGVAAEESAREEEAEVTSREAEERIKQSLSDICTEPAARLCLNEFAVVQSSAQLMGNNGEVASIQILEDAQAVRHKGLSSCTCHFSQTFQLPCRHVLAVLNSEGKAFEPGRIPARWRKGNGTSQEGQSSSDGLLEVLSCSWDKLLDKYLAVSFLTAEISRLLSQCSHEEFDRRYSTLRELADSWIGPYVQVKL from the coding sequence ATGGCCCTGGAAACTGTGAAGGAGCTCTTGAGCTTTGACTGCGGCTTGCTGGTGGCTTACCAGGTGTACAAAAGCTCCCAGCTGGAGTCCATCAGCTTTCAGACCAGCCAAATGAGGGACGTCTTCTTACAGCACCCTGAGGTTGTGCTCATTCATCGAACCCACAACCCGTGGGGCAAGGCCCTCTACACCTTCATGGTGGACCAGCCTTTCATGCAGCTGGAAGGGGAGGTGACCAAGGTGATCCACTTCGCAGTCCCCACCAGGGAGTCGGCGGAAGGCCTGGCTCAAATGTACCGCACCTTCAAGGCCTTCAACCCCGAATGGAAGCGGATCAAGACCTTCCTGGTTGACCCGCGCTTCCGGTGGCTGCCGGCGCTGTCGGAAGCGTTCCCCTCTGTGGACGTCCAGCTGTCCGTCTTCCACATATGCAAACACTTGCAGCACAAGATCCAGCAGGTCTCGCTGGAAGCCCACACGGAAAGGCTGGTTCTGAGCGCCTTGAGGAACGGCATGTGTGCCCCCAGCGAGAGCAACTTGAGGAAGCTGTACACCGTCCTGTGTGGCTTTGTGAAGCCCAACCGCTTGCCCCAGCTCCACAAAGAATGGCTGCTCAACGAGAAGATCTGGGCCTTTCACCGCTGGCGGACCTGGGGCCAGTGCAGCCAGTATTTCAAAGATCTGGAGATGCTCACACACAGCTTAAGCCAGATCTTCTGCATAGGACCATCCCTGGAGACCTGCATCACCAAAATAGCAAAGACTTACCAAAAGGTTGTCCAGAAGAGCTCCGCGGAGTCTGCGCCAGGCCCAGGCCCTTTGCTCGGGGAGAACGGCTCCTCCATCCAGAACCTGCTGGTGCTTCGCTCCTCTGCTGCAAACTCTCAGAGGTTTCTGCTTCCAAGGGATTCTGCTCCGACCGCCGCACCGACTCCCCAGAAGCCGGCGGCAGGGGTTGCTGCTGAAGAGTCAGCTcgtgaggaggaggcagaggtgaCTTCCAGAGAGGCTGAGGAGCGGATCAAGCAGTCCTTGAGCGACATCTGCACAGAGCCGGCGGCCAGGCTGTGCTTGAACGAGTTTGCGGTTGTCCAGAGCTCTGCGCAGTTGATGGGAAACAATGGAGAGGTTGCCAGCATACAGATCCTGGAAGACGCCCAGGCCGTGCGCCACAAGGGCCTCAGCAGCTGCACCTGCCACTTCAGCCAGACCTTCCAGCTGCCCTGCCGGCACGTCCTGGCTGTGCTGAACTCCGAAGGGAAGGCTTTCGAGCCCGGCAGGATCCCAGCGCGGTGGCGCAAGGGAAACGGCACATCCCAAGAGGGACAGAGCAGTTCTGATGGGCTGCTGGAggtcctgagttgttcgtgggaCAAGTTGTTGGACAAGTACCTGGCTGTGTCGTTTCTCACTGCGGAGATCAGCCGGCTTCTGAGCCAGTGCAGTCACGAGGAGTTTGATCGCAGGTACAGCACCCTCCGCGAGCTGGCCGACAGCTGGATTGGGCCTTACGTGCAGGTGAAGTTGTAA
- the SPATA25 gene encoding spermatogenesis-associated protein 25, which translates to MAPSGPSSLYPGMPREAPASGGLSSAIGLLRRKLQAKEGAPHQLSGPQLLQDPDTKPPCGGACWSPGTAGQGTPERWEPHRGLCCRKLCPQGPDREYPAEQTGDRWLFLSSVPPPLPLSQPPKDFASSGGDFALARWGFLPSGVFLMSAKFGKDREAQPPLHLPPNICILTLAMMIAGIPTVPVPGVREEDMVHAAQCFVAENLEPGNAQGEAAQRRRRRWAAMQRLGPSCKRGDKQRKRAAHRSLLPLFLAQLEK; encoded by the coding sequence ATGGCACCGAGTGGCCCGTCGAGCCTCTACCCTGGGATGCCAAGGGAGGCCCCGGCTTCGGGGGGGCTCTCCTCTGCCATCGGGCTCCTGAGGAGGAAGCTGCAAGCCAAGGAGGGGGCTCCGCACCAGCTCAGCGGCCCCCAGCTGCTCCAGGATCCGGACACCAAGCCGCCTTGTGGAGGAGCCTGCTGGTCACCGGGCACAGCTGGGCAAGGGACGCCAGAAAGGTGGGAGCCACACCGAGGCCTCTGCTGCAGGAAGCTGTGCCCTCAGGGACCGGACCGGGAATATCCTGCCGAGCAGACGGGCGACCGGtggctcttcctctcctctgtGCCGCCGCCCCTTCCTCTCAGCCAGCCCCCCAAGGACTTTGCCAGCTCCGGCGGAGACTTTGCGCTGGCCAGGTGGGGATTCTTGCCCAGCGGGGTCTTCCTGATGTCAGCCAAGTTTGGCAAGGACAGAGAGGCCCAGCCCCCGCTGCACCTGCCCCCCAACATCTGCATCCTGACCCTGGCCATGATGATCGCTGGCATTCCCACGGTCCCCGTGCCGGGCGTGCGGGAGGAAGACATGGTCCACGCTGCCCAGTGCTTTGTGGCGGAGAACCTGGAGCCTGGTAATGCGCAAGGGGAGGcagcacagaggaggaggaggaggtgggctgCCATGCAGCGCCTGGGGCCTTCCTGCAAGAGGGGGGACAAGCAGAGGAAGAGGGCCGCCCACAGGAGCCTCCTGCCCCTGTTCCTGGCGCAGCTGGAGAAGTGA
- the NEURL2 gene encoding neuralized-like protein 2, with the protein MSAAGHPPTRFHRIHGANVCIDPSGTQATRVESFANGVCFSREPLAPGQIFLVEIEEKELGWCGHLRVGLTAHDPRSLETVPEYSLPDLVNLGDSWVFAITRNHNWVAQDAAGEEASAQVRGFLSDPYLLIEKVRIPRDKLVGRSRPGRYSHLLDDLYRTNVLPATARRSRIGVLFAPQPDGTADMHIVINGEDMGPSARGLPGSRPLYAVVDIFASTKSVRLIQVEYGFPSLQTLCRLAIQKHIAHRLDIDGLDLPPSLKNFCKYE; encoded by the exons ATGAGTGCTGCAGGCCACCCGCCCACCCGCTTCCACCGAATCCACGGGGCCAATGTCTGCATCGACCCTTCGGGCACCCAGGCCACCCGCGTGGAGAGCTTCGCCAACGGCGTCTGCTTCAGCCGGGAGCCCCTGGCTCCTGGGCAGATCTTCCTGGTGGAGATCGAGGAGAAGGAGCTGGGTTGGTGCGGCCACCTGCGGGTGGGGCTGACCGCCCATGACCCTCGCAGCCTGGAGACGGTGCCCGAGTACTCCCTGCCAGACCTGGTCAACCTGGGCGACAGCTGGGTCTTCGCCATCACCCGCAACCACAACTGGGTTGCCCAGGACGCTGCCGGGGAAGAGGCCTCCGCCCAGGTGAGGGGCTTCCTCTCTGACCCCTACTTGCTCATTGAGAAGGTCAGGATCCCTCGGGACAAGCTGGTGGGCCGCAGCAGGCCAGGCCGCTACAGCCACCTCCTGGACGACCTGTACAGGACCAATGTGCTCCCTGCCACGGCCCGGAGGAGCAGGATCGGGGTGCTGTTCGCCCCGCAGCCGGACGGGACAGCCGACATGCACATTGTCATCAACGGGGAGGACATGGGTCCCAGCGCCAGGGGTCTCCCAGGCTCCCGGCCCCTTTACGCCGTGGTCGACATCTTTGCTTCCACCAAGAGCGTCCGCCTCATCCAGGTGGAATACGGAT TCCCCTCCCTGCAGACCCTCTGCAGGCTGGCCATCCAGAAGCACATTGCCCACCGGCTAGACATCGATGGGCTCGACCTCCCTCCATCCCTGAAGAACTTCTGCAAATACGAGTGA
- the CTSA gene encoding lysosomal protective protein: MPPLLAAAASPPPPLLLLLLFCCAAQAAPAGHEVTYLPGLAKQPAFKHYSGYLDAESDKHLHYWFVEAQGNGAANKPLVLWLNGGPGCSSIAGLLTEHGPFTIQPDGSTLGYNNYAWNKLAHILYLESPVGVGYSYSDSQDYRTNDTEVARVNYLALKEFLRLYPEYSSKDLFLTGESYGGIYIPTLAQWVMQDPSLNLKGIAVGNGLSSYETNDNSLVYFAYYHGLLGSRLWSDLQASCCSGGKCNFHDNKNLNCTLGMAEVIRIVDESGLNIYNLYAPCAGGVPGSYRYNDGVLVSYDLGNNFIRQPLRSSWREFLLTLPVASNKARLDPPCINTSSPTTYMNDPQVRKALHVKDNAPEWQMCSFPVSRGYKRIYMTMNDQYLKLLGSMKYRILIYNGDVDMACNFLGDEWFVDSLRQKVQVARRPWIYTDENGQDQIGGFVKEYTNISFLTIKGAGHMVPSDRPRPAFNMFQRFITGQPF, encoded by the exons ATGCCGCCTCTcctcgctgctgctgcctctccgccgccgccgctgctgctgcttctcctgttCTGCTGCGCTGCCCAAGCGGCGCCCGCCGGGCACGAGGTCACCTACCTGCCGGGGCTGGCCAAGCAGCCCGCCTTCAAGCACTACTCGGGCTACCTGGACGCCGAGAGCGACAAGCACCTGCACTACTG GTTCGTGGAGGCGCAGGGCAACGGTGCCGCAAACAAGCCCCTGGTGCTGTGGCTGAACGGCGGCCCCGGCTGCAGCTCCATCGCCGGCCTCCTGACAGAGCATGGGCCTTTCACG ATTCAGCCTGATGGCTCCACTCTGGGATACAACAACTATGCCTGGAACAAG CTGGCGCACATCCTGTACTTGGAGTCCCCCGTTGGGGTGGGCTACTCCTACTCCGATAGCCAAGACTACCGGACCAACGACACCGAG GTGGCTCGCGTGAACTACCTGGCCTTGAAGGAGTTCTTGCGCCTCTACCCGGAATACAGCAGCAAGGACCTCTTCCTCACTGGGGAGAGCTACGGGGGCATCTACATCCCCACGCTGGCGCAGTGGGTCATGCAGGACCCCAGCCTCAACTTGAAG GGAATCGCAGTGGGCAACGGGCTCTCCTCCTACGAGACCAACGACAACTCCCTGGTTTACTTTGCCTACTACCACGGCCTTTTGGGGAGCAG GCTCTGGTCGGACTTGCAGGCTTCatgctgctctggcgggaagtgcAACTTCCACGACAACAAGAACCTGAACTGCACTCTTGGG ATGGCGGAGGTGATCCGTATTGTGGACGAGTCTGGCCTCAACATCTACAACCTGTATGCCCCGTGTGCTGGCGGAGTGCCTGGAAGCTACAG GTACAATGATGGGGTGCTGGTCAGCTACGACTTGGGCAACAACTTCATTCGGCAGCCGCTTCGTTCCTCTTGGAGGGAG ttcctgcTCACCTTGCCGGTTGCAAGTAACAAGGCTCGCCTGGACCCCCCCTGCATCAACACCTCATCCCCCACCACCTACATGAACGACCCCCAGGTGCGCAAGGCCTTGCACGTTAAGGACAATGCCCCGGAATGGCAGATGTGCAG CTTCCCCGTCAGCCGTGGTTACAAGCGCATCTACATGACGATGAACGACCAGTACCTGAAACTGCTTGGCAGCATG AAATACCGCATCCTGATCTACAATGGCGACGTAGACATGGCCTGCAACTTCCTGGGGGACGAGTGGTTCGTGGACTCCTTGCGCCAGAAG GTGCAAGTGGCCCGGCGGCCCTGGATCTACACGGATGAGAACGGGCAGGACCAGATTGGCGGCTTCGTGAAGGAGTACACCAACATCTCCTTCCTCACCATCAAG GGAGCAGGTCACATGGTGCCTTCGGACCGCCCAAGACCCGCCTTCAACATGTTCCAGCGCTTCATCACGGGGCAGCCCTTCTAG